CCAAGGACCTCGTAATAATCGCGCTTCACGTTGGTAGGCAGTGCGATTCTCCGTTAGTTCTTTTTTGTTGGATTCGTGGCTACGCGAACCATCGCCGGACGCAGCAGCCGCTCTTTGAGCTTGTAGCCACGCTGCAGCTCTTCGATGACTTCATGGTCGGCATGATCGCTGGATTCCACCATCTCGATGGCTTCGTGTACGCGCGGATCGAACTGCTGTCCCTGCGCGGGAACGGCCTGCACGCCGAGGCGCGCGAGAGCGTCTTCCATCTGCTTGCGGATCAGTTCGATGCCGGAGCGAAGAGCCGCGTCGGCAGCCTCGGACTTTTGACTGCGAAGCGCAAGATTGAAATTGTCGAGCACGGGAAGGAAAGTCTTCACCGCGTCTGCCGTGGCGTACTCTCGGTATTCACCTTGCTCGCGCAGATAGCGCTTGCGTGCGTTCTCGAACTCAGCCTGAAGTCG
Above is a genomic segment from Terriglobales bacterium containing:
- the grpE gene encoding nucleotide exchange factor GrpE; this encodes MPIKNAQDQAVQTAENEQQNGTHESLPPADAQELAQESKGGVSQQEYERVTNERDALLDRLARLQAEFENARKRYLREQGEYREYATADAVKTFLPVLDNFNLALRSQKSEAADAALRSGIELIRKQMEDALARLGVQAVPAQGQQFDPRVHEAIEMVESSDHADHEVIEELQRGYKLKERLLRPAMVRVATNPTKKN